The following coding sequences lie in one Streptomyces xiamenensis genomic window:
- a CDS encoding SAM-dependent methyltransferase — MERPAWAPQGIDLSVPSVSRMYDFYLGGSHNFEVDRIAARAAIEAFPGLPKVMQTNRAFMRRAVRYALSAGVTQFLDIGSGIPTFGAVHEVARAVDDRATVVYVDNDPVAVAHSHAVLEGQDGTGVVAGDFRDPAAILRSEPVRALIDFDRPVAVLLVALLHFVDDADEPAAAVARLRRALAPGSLLVLSHASTDTGPRTAEQGARIAEVYRRGGASLTLRSREAILPFFDGFDLLAPGLVALPDWCPEEPVDEDDPVVYTGLAGVGRAA, encoded by the coding sequence ATGGAACGACCCGCCTGGGCGCCGCAGGGCATCGATCTGTCCGTGCCGAGTGTTTCCCGCATGTATGACTTCTATCTCGGTGGTTCGCACAACTTCGAGGTGGACCGGATCGCCGCCCGCGCGGCGATCGAGGCGTTTCCGGGGCTCCCCAAAGTCATGCAGACCAATCGCGCCTTTATGCGGCGCGCCGTGCGGTACGCCCTGTCCGCCGGCGTGACCCAGTTCCTCGACATCGGCTCGGGGATCCCCACCTTCGGCGCCGTCCACGAGGTCGCCCGCGCGGTGGACGACCGGGCCACGGTGGTCTATGTCGACAACGACCCGGTCGCCGTCGCCCACAGCCACGCCGTGCTGGAGGGCCAGGACGGCACGGGCGTGGTCGCCGGCGACTTCCGTGACCCGGCCGCCATCCTGCGCAGCGAGCCGGTGCGCGCACTGATCGACTTCGACCGCCCGGTGGCCGTGCTGCTGGTGGCGCTGCTGCACTTCGTCGACGACGCGGACGAGCCGGCCGCGGCCGTGGCCCGGCTGCGCCGGGCCCTGGCTCCCGGGAGCCTGCTGGTGCTCAGCCACGCCTCCACCGACACCGGGCCCCGTACCGCCGAGCAGGGCGCCCGGATCGCCGAGGTCTACCGGCGCGGCGGCGCCTCCCTGACGCTGCGCTCGCGCGAGGCGATACTGCCGTTCTTCGACGGCTTCGACCTGCTGGCGCCGGGTCTGGTCGCGCTGCCCGACTGGTGCCCCGAAGAGCCGGTCGACGAGGACGATCCGGTGGTCTACACGGGCCTGGCCGGGGTGGGGCGCGCCGCGTGA
- a CDS encoding transglycosylase family protein, with the protein MASHGRHRRYKPSTVSRASLTVTAGGAGLALPLISAATAEAASVETWDRVAECESSGQWDIDTGNGYFGGLQFQQSTWEAFGGTAYAARADQATKDQQIAVAEKVLEGQGPGAWPTCSERAGLTRGGDAPRISPDGGAGEQVAERAEERAEPAPQVRTQAAGQVRTETADPYEVVSGDTLSAIARSHEVTGGWQSLYDLNREVIGGNPDLIYPGQRLSLAGGGATEAPERARETPPEQAAEPEPAPAPTPEPEPEPEPAPAPETAAYSSPVDASTGTAYRTTGSLWSRGYHTGVDFPVSTGTSVKSVTQGTVVSAGWGGSFGYEVIVKHTDGKYSQYAHLSQISVSAGQPVSGGQQLGRAGSTGNSTGPHLHFEIRTGQGFGTDIDPIGYLRGNGVTL; encoded by the coding sequence ATGGCCAGTCATGGACGCCATCGCCGCTACAAGCCGAGCACGGTCTCCCGCGCATCGCTGACCGTCACGGCGGGCGGCGCCGGCCTCGCACTGCCGCTGATCAGTGCCGCGACCGCCGAGGCCGCCTCGGTGGAGACCTGGGACCGGGTCGCCGAGTGCGAGAGCAGCGGCCAGTGGGACATCGACACGGGCAACGGGTACTTCGGCGGCCTCCAGTTCCAGCAGAGCACCTGGGAGGCGTTCGGAGGCACCGCCTACGCCGCCCGCGCCGACCAGGCCACCAAGGACCAGCAGATAGCCGTCGCCGAGAAGGTCCTGGAGGGCCAGGGCCCCGGCGCCTGGCCCACCTGCTCCGAGCGGGCCGGCCTCACCCGGGGCGGGGACGCCCCGCGGATCTCCCCGGACGGCGGCGCCGGCGAGCAGGTCGCGGAGCGCGCCGAGGAGCGCGCCGAGCCCGCACCCCAGGTGCGGACCCAGGCCGCCGGCCAGGTCCGCACCGAGACCGCCGACCCGTACGAGGTGGTCAGCGGCGACACGCTCTCCGCGATCGCCCGCAGCCACGAGGTCACGGGCGGCTGGCAGTCGCTGTACGACCTCAACCGGGAGGTCATCGGCGGCAACCCCGACCTGATCTACCCCGGACAGCGGCTCTCCCTGGCCGGCGGCGGCGCCACCGAGGCCCCCGAGCGGGCCCGCGAGACCCCGCCCGAGCAGGCGGCCGAGCCGGAGCCGGCTCCCGCCCCCACTCCGGAACCGGAGCCCGAGCCGGAACCCGCGCCCGCGCCCGAGACGGCCGCGTACTCCTCCCCGGTGGACGCCTCCACCGGCACGGCGTACCGCACCACCGGCAGCCTGTGGTCCCGCGGCTACCACACCGGGGTCGACTTCCCGGTCTCCACCGGCACCTCGGTCAAGTCCGTCACGCAGGGCACGGTGGTCTCCGCAGGCTGGGGCGGCTCCTTCGGCTACGAGGTCATCGTCAAACACACGGACGGCAAATACAGCCAGTACGCGCATCTGTCACAGATCTCGGTGTCCGCGGGACAGCCGGTCAGCGGCGGACAGCAGCTGGGCCGGGCCGGCTCCACCGGCAATTCCACCGGACCGCATCTGCACTTCGAGATCCGCACCGGACAGGGCTTCGGCACGGATATCGACCCCATCGGCTATCTGCGGGGCAACGGCGTCACCCTCTGA
- a CDS encoding RtcB family protein translates to MSYTEVPGARVPIRMWADPATVEDQAMRQLQNVATLPWIEGLAVMPDVHFGKGATVGSVIAMRGAVCPAAVGVDIGCGMTAVKTSLTANDLPGDLSRLRSRIEQSIPVGFGLHKEPVDPAKIYGLPGAGWDDFWARFDGIAQQVRFRRERAGRQMGSLGGGNHFIEVCVDSHGVVWLMLHSGSRNIGKELADFHIGQAQKLPHNQGLVDRDLAVFVADTPQMAAYRHDLFWAQEYARRNREVMMGLLRTVIIKEFKKAKPTFGDTISCHHNYVAEERYDGVDLLVTRKGAIRAGSGEFGIIPGSMGTGSYIVKGLGNPASFQSASHGAGRRMSRNQAKKRFTTRDLAEQTQGVECRKDSGVVDEIPGAYKPIEQVIDAQRDLVEVVAELKQVVCVKG, encoded by the coding sequence ATGAGCTACACCGAAGTGCCGGGCGCCCGTGTTCCGATCCGGATGTGGGCCGATCCGGCGACCGTCGAGGACCAGGCGATGCGTCAGCTCCAGAATGTGGCGACGCTTCCGTGGATCGAGGGTCTGGCCGTGATGCCCGATGTGCACTTCGGAAAGGGTGCCACGGTCGGTTCGGTCATCGCGATGCGCGGGGCGGTCTGTCCGGCCGCGGTGGGTGTCGACATCGGCTGCGGGATGACGGCGGTGAAGACCTCTCTGACCGCGAACGATCTACCGGGCGATCTCTCCCGACTCCGTTCGCGCATCGAACAGTCGATCCCGGTCGGATTCGGTCTGCACAAGGAACCGGTGGATCCGGCAAAGATCTACGGACTGCCTGGGGCGGGCTGGGACGATTTCTGGGCCCGCTTCGACGGGATCGCCCAGCAGGTCCGTTTCCGGCGGGAACGGGCGGGCCGGCAGATGGGATCGCTGGGGGGCGGAAATCATTTTATCGAAGTATGCGTGGACAGCCACGGCGTGGTATGGCTGATGCTGCACTCCGGGTCCCGCAATATCGGCAAGGAGCTGGCCGACTTCCACATCGGACAGGCCCAGAAGCTGCCGCACAACCAGGGACTCGTGGACCGCGATCTGGCGGTGTTCGTCGCGGACACCCCGCAGATGGCCGCCTACCGGCACGACTTGTTCTGGGCGCAGGAGTACGCCCGGCGCAACCGTGAGGTCATGATGGGGCTGCTGCGCACCGTGATCATCAAGGAGTTCAAGAAGGCGAAGCCCACGTTCGGCGACACCATCTCGTGTCATCACAACTATGTGGCCGAGGAACGGTACGACGGCGTGGACCTGCTGGTGACCCGCAAGGGAGCGATCCGGGCGGGCAGCGGCGAGTTCGGGATCATCCCCGGTTCGATGGGCACCGGTTCGTACATCGTCAAGGGGCTCGGGAACCCGGCCTCCTTCCAGTCCGCCTCGCACGGCGCGGGGCGGCGGATGAGCCGCAACCAGGCGAAGAAGCGGTTCACCACACGCGATCTGGCCGAGCAGACCCAGGGCGTGGAGTGCCGCAAGGACAGCGGGGTCGTGGATGAGATCCCCGGCGCCTACAAGCCGATCGAGCAGGTCATCGACGCCCAGCGGGACCTGGTCGAGGTGGTGGCCGAGCTGAAGCAGGTGGTGTGCGTCAAGGGCTGA
- a CDS encoding phosphatase PAP2 family protein, translated as MRSSTQVLKRAATAWKREPAAPTPRPPLIRELLLLTVLYLGYKFGRRAANGQFSEAYQNAERVWDLERALRMPDEAWVQSVMMHFEPVIRSINIYYATVHFPATVAFIIWMYWRRPGFYVWIRWVLVWLTGAGLVLHLLVPLAPPRLYKVSGLVDTSAVFGPSVYASKPDPNSLANQFAAMPSLHVGWSILIAVGLIVATRSRWRWLWLLHPLITSTAVVATGHHYWLDGMVAAFFLGVILLVLRPPRASLAAAVRTPLTLWRPAAEPHRPPGAAPVRPAPEREESAGAEPSAARPADLAHRDG; from the coding sequence ATGCGAAGCAGTACCCAGGTGCTCAAGCGGGCGGCGACCGCGTGGAAGCGAGAACCAGCCGCGCCCACGCCACGTCCGCCGCTGATCAGGGAGCTGCTGCTCCTGACCGTGCTCTATCTCGGGTACAAGTTCGGCAGACGGGCGGCCAACGGCCAGTTCAGCGAGGCGTACCAGAACGCCGAACGGGTCTGGGACCTCGAACGCGCCCTGCGCATGCCCGACGAGGCGTGGGTGCAGTCGGTGATGATGCACTTCGAGCCGGTGATCCGGTCCATCAACATCTACTACGCCACCGTCCACTTCCCGGCCACCGTCGCGTTCATCATCTGGATGTACTGGCGCCGCCCCGGCTTCTACGTGTGGATCCGCTGGGTTCTGGTGTGGCTCACCGGCGCCGGCCTGGTGCTGCATCTGCTGGTGCCGCTGGCCCCGCCCCGGCTGTACAAGGTCAGCGGACTGGTGGACACCAGCGCGGTGTTCGGGCCCTCGGTGTACGCCAGCAAGCCGGACCCCAACTCGCTGGCCAACCAGTTCGCCGCCATGCCCTCGCTGCACGTCGGCTGGTCGATCCTCATCGCCGTCGGGCTGATCGTCGCCACCCGCAGCCGCTGGCGCTGGCTGTGGCTGCTGCACCCGCTGATCACCAGCACGGCGGTGGTGGCCACCGGCCACCACTACTGGCTGGACGGCATGGTGGCCGCGTTCTTCCTCGGCGTCATCCTGCTCGTCCTGCGCCCGCCACGCGCCTCACTCGCCGCGGCGGTGCGGACGCCGCTGACCCTGTGGCGGCCCGCGGCGGAGCCGCACCGGCCACCGGGGGCCGCCCCGGTGCGGCCCGCGCCCGAACGCGAGGAATCCGCCGGCGCGGAGCCCTCCGCCGCACGGCCGGCGGATCTGGCCCACCGGGACGGCTGA
- a CDS encoding ROK family transcriptional regulator, translating to MTARPANAHQARLLRLLRDSGPASRAQLGERVELSRSRLAVELDRLLATGLVAADGLAASRGGRPSHNVRLTPHLRFLGVDLGATSVDVAVTGPELEILAHRTRPVDVRDGPVAVLEQVLALAAELRTATGGAAFDGAGVGLPGPVRHPEGTPVAPPIMPGWDGFPVRESLGQELGCPVMVDNDVNLMALGERHAGVAHSVRDFICVKIGTGIGCGIVVDGRVHRGATGSAGDIGHIQVEQDGRPCPCGNRGCLEAYFGGAALAGDAEAAARAGHSPALAAMLEERGTLDAADVAAAASAGDTAALELIRLGGLRTGDVIAALVSFFNPALVVIGGGVTGLGHTLLAAIRTQVYRQSLPLATGNLPIVLGELGPVAGVIGAARLISDHLFSYPPAPH from the coding sequence ATGACGGCCCGGCCCGCCAACGCCCACCAGGCGCGGCTGCTGCGGCTGCTGCGCGACAGCGGTCCCGCCTCCCGGGCCCAGTTGGGCGAGCGGGTCGAACTCTCCCGTTCCCGGCTGGCGGTGGAACTGGACCGGCTGCTGGCCACCGGTCTGGTGGCCGCCGACGGCCTGGCTGCCTCCCGTGGTGGCCGTCCCTCACACAATGTGCGGCTGACCCCACACTTGCGGTTCCTCGGTGTGGACCTCGGCGCCACCTCGGTGGATGTCGCGGTGACCGGACCCGAGTTGGAGATTCTGGCCCACCGCACCCGCCCCGTCGACGTCCGTGACGGGCCGGTGGCCGTCCTCGAACAGGTGCTGGCGCTGGCCGCCGAACTGCGCACCGCCACCGGCGGCGCGGCCTTCGACGGCGCCGGGGTCGGCCTGCCGGGACCGGTGCGCCATCCCGAGGGGACGCCGGTGGCCCCGCCGATCATGCCCGGCTGGGACGGGTTCCCGGTCCGCGAGTCCCTGGGGCAGGAACTGGGCTGCCCGGTCATGGTCGACAACGACGTGAACCTGATGGCGCTGGGCGAACGGCACGCCGGAGTCGCCCACTCCGTACGGGACTTCATCTGCGTCAAGATCGGCACCGGTATCGGCTGCGGCATCGTGGTGGACGGCCGGGTGCACCGTGGTGCCACCGGCAGCGCCGGGGACATCGGCCACATCCAGGTCGAACAGGACGGCCGGCCCTGCCCGTGCGGCAACCGGGGCTGCCTGGAGGCGTACTTCGGCGGCGCCGCCCTGGCCGGGGATGCTGAAGCCGCCGCCAGGGCGGGGCATTCCCCGGCGCTGGCCGCCATGCTGGAGGAGCGCGGCACGCTGGACGCGGCGGACGTGGCCGCGGCGGCGAGCGCGGGGGACACCGCCGCCCTCGAACTCATCCGGCTCGGCGGCCTGCGCACCGGCGATGTGATCGCCGCCCTGGTCAGCTTCTTCAACCCCGCGCTGGTGGTGATCGGCGGCGGGGTGACCGGCCTCGGCCACACGCTGCTGGCCGCCATCCGTACCCAGGTCTACCGGCAGTCCCTGCCGCTGGCCACCGGCAACCTGCCCATCGTGCTGGGCGAACTCGGCCCCGTCGCCGGGGTCATCGGAGCCGCCCGGCTCATCAGCGACCACCTCTTCAGCTACCCGCCCGCTCCCCATTGA
- a CDS encoding sugar phosphate isomerase/epimerase family protein: MPRDFTLFTGQWADLPLEEVCSLARDFGYDGLELACWGDHFEVDRALKEPGYLEGRHALLAKYGLKCWAISNHLVGQAVSDAIIDERHQNILPARIWGDGEAEGVRQRAAAEIADTARAAAAFGVQTVIGFTGSPIWHLVAMFPPVPPSMIERGYAEFAERWNPILDVFDAEGVRFAHEVHPGEIAYDYWTTRQTLDAIGNRPAFGLNFDPSHFVWQDLDPAGFLYDFRDRIYHVDCKEARKRLDGRTGRLGSHLPWGDPRRGWDFVSAGHGDVAWEDVFRMLGAIGYEGPISVEWEDAGMDRLAGAPEALARLRAYDYPPPAASFDAAFGSGD; the protein is encoded by the coding sequence ATGCCCCGTGACTTCACCCTGTTCACCGGCCAGTGGGCCGACCTCCCCCTGGAGGAGGTCTGCTCGCTGGCCCGCGACTTCGGCTACGACGGACTGGAACTCGCCTGCTGGGGCGACCATTTCGAGGTCGACCGCGCACTGAAGGAGCCCGGCTACCTGGAGGGCCGGCACGCCCTGCTCGCCAAGTACGGCCTCAAGTGCTGGGCCATCTCCAACCACCTGGTCGGCCAGGCGGTGAGCGACGCCATCATCGACGAACGCCACCAGAACATCCTGCCCGCCCGGATCTGGGGCGACGGCGAGGCCGAGGGCGTACGGCAGCGCGCCGCCGCCGAGATCGCCGACACCGCCCGGGCCGCCGCCGCCTTCGGCGTACAGACCGTCATCGGTTTCACCGGCTCGCCCATCTGGCACCTGGTCGCGATGTTCCCGCCGGTGCCGCCGTCCATGATCGAGCGCGGCTACGCCGAGTTCGCCGAGCGCTGGAACCCCATCCTGGACGTCTTCGACGCCGAGGGCGTGCGGTTCGCCCACGAGGTGCACCCCGGCGAGATCGCCTACGACTACTGGACCACCCGGCAGACCCTGGACGCCATCGGCAACCGCCCGGCGTTCGGCCTCAACTTCGACCCCAGCCACTTCGTGTGGCAGGACCTGGACCCGGCGGGCTTCCTGTACGACTTCCGGGACCGCATCTACCACGTGGACTGCAAGGAGGCCCGCAAGCGCCTCGACGGCCGCACCGGGCGGCTCGGCTCCCACCTGCCGTGGGGTGACCCCCGCCGCGGCTGGGACTTCGTCTCCGCGGGCCACGGTGACGTCGCCTGGGAGGACGTCTTCCGGATGCTGGGCGCCATCGGCTACGAGGGCCCCATCTCCGTGGAGTGGGAGGACGCCGGGATGGACCGGCTCGCGGGCGCCCCCGAGGCGCTGGCCCGGCTGCGCGCGTACGACTACCCGCCGCCGGCCGCCTCCTTCGACGCGGCGTTCGGCAGCGGCGACTGA
- a CDS encoding acyltransferase, which yields MNHHDDDRLDFLPWLFEAEATEEQRAAQRERQRLLTAAGTAEIGERCYVSARAAVHPDRLRLGEGSYVAAHAYLTGTLTTGADCTFNPFTTVRGTVTLGEAVRIGAHTSLLGFNHSTAPERRIHQQATTSRGITIGDDVWIGSQVVILDGVTIGDHCVIGAGAVVTRDVPDWAMVGGNPARFIRDRRDRDGKRRSAAGGGGREERLTRFADTARAQAPGILERAWDGAAYRDRPGAEPTVRAHCDAIEIADLLLDAAPAQLPAERHVALLRALQDPATGLVPEKGGPLPAPDPDGFVDDGAALYHILSVGYALDLLGGSFEHPVRAVGGLSAARLLERLANQPWDERAWHAGSWVDAVATAAHWNLTLGTEPAGPGALEALFGWLLTRADPRTGMWGGTRPDQGKLQLVNGYYRLTRGSFAQFGVPVPHPERVIDTVLDHARDPRWFGPGRDNACYVLDVAHPLWLAGRQSTHRAEEIRRWAGAQLDRTLELWHPGQGFGFGPTPEGGGPGRAPGLQGTEMWLAIVWLLADLTGQADLLGYRPRGVHRPDPARTGPAAWAPRR from the coding sequence ATGAACCACCACGACGACGACCGGCTCGACTTCCTTCCCTGGCTCTTCGAGGCCGAGGCCACCGAGGAGCAGCGCGCCGCCCAGCGCGAGCGCCAGCGGCTGCTGACCGCCGCGGGCACCGCCGAGATCGGCGAGCGCTGCTACGTCTCCGCGCGCGCCGCCGTCCACCCCGACCGGCTGCGCCTGGGGGAGGGGTCCTACGTCGCCGCCCACGCCTATCTCACCGGTACCCTCACCACCGGCGCCGACTGCACCTTCAACCCCTTCACCACCGTGCGCGGCACCGTCACCCTCGGCGAGGCGGTCCGGATCGGCGCCCACACCTCCCTGCTGGGCTTCAACCACTCCACCGCGCCGGAGCGGCGCATCCACCAACAGGCCACCACCAGCCGGGGGATCACCATCGGCGACGACGTGTGGATCGGCTCGCAGGTGGTGATCCTGGACGGGGTCACCATCGGCGACCACTGCGTCATCGGAGCCGGTGCCGTGGTCACCCGGGATGTCCCCGACTGGGCCATGGTCGGCGGCAACCCCGCCCGCTTCATCCGCGACCGCCGCGACCGGGACGGCAAGCGGCGGAGCGCGGCCGGTGGCGGAGGCCGCGAGGAACGGCTCACCCGCTTCGCCGACACCGCCCGTGCGCAGGCCCCCGGCATCCTCGAACGCGCCTGGGACGGCGCCGCCTACCGCGACCGGCCCGGCGCGGAGCCGACCGTCCGCGCGCACTGCGACGCGATCGAGATCGCCGACCTGCTGCTGGACGCCGCCCCCGCGCAGCTGCCGGCCGAACGGCACGTCGCCCTGCTGCGCGCGCTCCAGGACCCGGCCACCGGACTGGTGCCGGAGAAGGGCGGCCCGCTGCCCGCGCCGGACCCCGACGGCTTCGTCGACGACGGTGCCGCGCTCTACCACATCCTGTCCGTGGGCTACGCCCTCGACCTGCTCGGCGGTTCCTTCGAACACCCGGTCCGAGCCGTCGGCGGGCTCTCCGCCGCGCGGCTGCTGGAACGCCTGGCGAACCAGCCCTGGGACGAACGCGCCTGGCACGCGGGGAGCTGGGTGGACGCGGTGGCCACCGCCGCGCACTGGAACCTGACACTGGGCACCGAACCGGCGGGCCCCGGCGCGCTGGAGGCGCTGTTCGGCTGGCTGCTCACCCGCGCCGACCCCCGTACCGGCATGTGGGGCGGCACCCGCCCCGACCAGGGGAAGCTCCAGCTCGTCAACGGCTACTACCGGCTGACGCGCGGCTCCTTCGCCCAGTTCGGGGTCCCCGTACCGCACCCCGAACGGGTCATCGACACGGTGCTCGACCACGCCCGCGACCCGCGCTGGTTCGGCCCCGGGCGCGACAACGCCTGCTATGTCCTGGACGTCGCCCACCCCTTGTGGCTGGCGGGGCGGCAGAGCACGCACCGCGCCGAGGAGATCCGGCGCTGGGCCGGGGCCCAGCTGGACCGCACCCTGGAACTGTGGCACCCCGGCCAGGGATTCGGCTTCGGCCCCACCCCGGAGGGCGGCGGACCCGGCCGCGCCCCGGGGCTCCAGGGCACCGAGATGTGGCTGGCCATCGTCTGGCTGCTCGCCGACCTCACCGGCCAGGCCGACCTGCTCGGCTACCGCCCGCGCGGCGTG